One stretch of Niallia sp. XMNu-256 DNA includes these proteins:
- a CDS encoding DUF3231 family protein, translated as MTQKQPLTSSELGTLWMTYQEKTMIQRMLEYFIEQADDNRAKEIMQNTHMKVINYIEDIKAIFKNEGAVIPIGFTEQDVNTGVPKLYENMFDIMFLRLLQEISMGLHTLHLNMAYRKDIVLLYKELTEFTQSSYDECVDYLQEKDVLPRPPAVTMPKSVEFVEGTNYMSGFNLFSEKRALNTVEVAHLYHAIESNIIGMQLITGFAQVANEPEVKKYFIKGKELAKKIVTDNTQLFLQSDIQPPSTWGANATDSKVAPFSDKLMMYCTSLFCSFGLGSNALGTAFSLRSDLPLKMIGEAKDIFTYGQDGGKIMVKNGWIEEPPQMLDRNDLTR; from the coding sequence ATGACTCAAAAACAGCCGTTGACCTCAAGTGAATTAGGAACATTATGGATGACCTATCAAGAAAAAACAATGATACAAAGAATGCTTGAATATTTTATAGAACAGGCAGATGACAATCGGGCTAAAGAAATTATGCAAAATACCCATATGAAAGTTATTAACTATATTGAAGATATAAAAGCGATCTTTAAAAATGAAGGTGCCGTCATTCCTATCGGATTCACAGAGCAAGATGTTAATACTGGCGTACCTAAGCTGTATGAAAACATGTTTGATATTATGTTTCTTCGTCTTCTTCAAGAAATAAGTATGGGATTACATACACTTCATCTAAATATGGCCTATCGAAAAGATATCGTTCTTCTTTATAAAGAATTAACTGAGTTTACCCAAAGTAGTTATGATGAATGTGTGGACTATTTGCAAGAGAAAGATGTTTTACCACGACCGCCTGCTGTAACTATGCCAAAGTCTGTGGAATTTGTAGAAGGAACAAATTATATGAGTGGTTTTAACTTGTTTTCTGAAAAACGTGCATTGAATACAGTAGAAGTAGCACATTTATATCATGCAATAGAATCAAATATTATTGGCATGCAATTAATTACAGGGTTCGCACAAGTGGCTAATGAACCTGAAGTAAAAAAATACTTCATAAAAGGCAAAGAATTAGCTAAAAAAATTGTAACTGATAATACGCAATTATTTCTTCAAAGTGATATTCAGCCACCTTCAACATGGGGGGCAAATGCAACCGACTCAAAAGTAGCTCCTTTTTCAGATAAACTGATGATGTACTGTACCAGCCTGTTTTGCAGCTTTGGTTTGGGAAGCAATGCCTTAGGAACAGCATTTAGTTTACGAAGTGACCTCCCATTAAAAATGATTGGTGAAGCTAAAGATATATTCACTTATGGGCAGGATGGCGGGAAAATCATGGTCAAAAATGGTTGGATTGAAGAGCCACCACAAATGCTTGATAGGAACGATTTAACCAGATAG
- a CDS encoding DMT family transporter yields MSINQRSSFLGVMFGMIAGAAWGLAFLIPNVLSSFSSLEITLGRYLMYGLYSLLLFLIYKKNPLHIPSRVWSKALLYAFTGNIGYFFFLVLGIKYAGATITTLIIGTLPIVISFVGNLLNKEFPFKIMMIPACLILIGIFLLYSSEQGDVSSITGSKSSLLFGFLCCFIALALWTWYGISNANFLKKETEVSPDLFSTIVGVQTLTLVLIVLLISKLTNQQLIGNLLVKDSFVHYLVGIILLGIIASWVATWAWNQTSIRLTVSMAGMMIVFETIFGLLYTYFYYTTFPSILEWISIFFILLGVTFGIWRINKYKKPDN; encoded by the coding sequence ATGAGCATTAATCAACGCTCATCCTTTCTAGGTGTAATGTTTGGTATGATCGCAGGGGCAGCTTGGGGGTTAGCCTTTCTTATTCCGAATGTGCTATCCAGTTTTTCATCATTGGAAATTACTTTAGGACGCTACCTTATGTATGGCTTATATTCTCTGCTATTATTCTTGATATACAAAAAAAATCCTCTACATATTCCATCAAGAGTATGGTCTAAAGCATTGCTTTATGCTTTTACTGGAAATATTGGCTACTTCTTTTTTCTAGTGTTAGGAATCAAATATGCAGGAGCTACCATTACCACGTTGATAATTGGAACTTTACCAATAGTCATCAGCTTTGTTGGAAATCTACTAAATAAAGAATTTCCTTTTAAAATCATGATGATTCCTGCATGTTTGATATTAATAGGGATCTTTCTATTGTATAGCAGTGAGCAAGGAGATGTTAGCAGCATAACTGGCTCAAAAAGTAGTCTTTTGTTTGGATTCCTATGTTGTTTCATTGCTCTTGCCTTGTGGACATGGTATGGAATCTCTAATGCCAATTTTCTCAAAAAAGAAACGGAGGTTTCTCCAGATCTTTTTTCCACGATCGTTGGTGTTCAAACGCTAACATTAGTTTTAATCGTTCTGCTTATAAGTAAGCTAACAAATCAGCAATTAATCGGTAACCTTTTAGTGAAGGATTCCTTTGTTCATTATTTGGTTGGGATTATTCTTTTAGGGATTATTGCTTCTTGGGTAGCAACATGGGCATGGAATCAAACGTCTATTCGATTAACTGTCTCCATGGCTGGGATGATGATTGTGTTTGAGACCATTTTTGGGTTACTTTATACATATTTCTATTACACAACATTTCCTTCAATTTTAGAATGGATCAGTATCTTCTTTATTCTTCTAGGTGTAACATTTGGAATTTGGAGAATCAATAAATATAAAAAACCTGACAATTAG
- a CDS encoding rhodanese-like domain-containing protein, whose amino-acid sequence MREVTAKEVETWLNEGKTLNLIDVREVDEVKAGKIPGAINIPLGLVEFRMHELDQSKEYIMVCRSGARSSRATQFLESYGFKVINMAGGILVWEGKM is encoded by the coding sequence ATGAGAGAAGTAACTGCAAAAGAAGTAGAAACATGGTTGAATGAAGGAAAGACATTAAATCTCATTGATGTACGAGAAGTGGATGAAGTGAAAGCTGGTAAAATTCCAGGCGCTATAAACATCCCTTTAGGGTTAGTAGAGTTTCGTATGCATGAGTTAGATCAATCAAAAGAATACATCATGGTTTGTCGTTCAGGAGCTAGAAGCAGCCGGGCAACACAATTTCTCGAAAGCTATGGATTTAAAGTGATCAATATGGCTGGAGGAATTCTTGTGTGGGAAGGGAAAATGTGA
- a CDS encoding DUF3934 domain-containing protein, protein MTKAKGKSGIGQGTGKKGWNRWQASANRFKSAKPYKSKSTKKSGQS, encoded by the coding sequence ATGACGAAAGCTAAAGGTAAAAGCGGAATAGGCCAAGGTACCGGAAAGAAGGGATGGAATCGTTGGCAGGCTAGTGCCAATCGGTTCAAAAGTGCCAAGCCTTATAAAAGCAAAAGCACTAAAAAGTCGGGTCAGTCGTAA
- a CDS encoding DsrE/DsrF/DrsH-like family protein produces MSEKKKTTIILFSGDYDKAMAAYIIANGAAAYDHEVTIFHTFWGLNALRKDENLQVKKGFIEKMFGKVMPRGVDKMGLSKMNFAGFGPKMIKDIMKKHNVMPLPQLIELAQEQDVKLVACTMTMDLLGLQKEELLDNIEYAGVAAYLADAQEGNVNLFI; encoded by the coding sequence ATGTCTGAAAAGAAAAAAACAACGATTATTTTATTTAGTGGTGATTATGATAAAGCAATGGCAGCTTATATTATTGCAAATGGGGCGGCTGCTTATGATCATGAAGTAACCATTTTTCACACATTTTGGGGCTTAAATGCTCTTCGCAAAGATGAAAACCTTCAAGTGAAAAAAGGCTTTATAGAAAAAATGTTTGGCAAAGTGATGCCAAGAGGCGTAGATAAAATGGGCCTATCCAAAATGAATTTTGCCGGATTTGGTCCGAAAATGATTAAGGATATTATGAAAAAACACAATGTGATGCCTCTTCCGCAATTAATCGAATTGGCTCAAGAGCAAGATGTAAAATTAGTGGCTTGTACGATGACAATGGATTTGTTGGGTCTACAAAAAGAAGAATTGCTAGATAACATTGAATATGCTGGAGTTGCTGCGTATTTGGCAGATGCTCAAGAGGGAAATGTGAATCTATTTATTTAA
- a CDS encoding CoA-disulfide reductase, whose translation MTQKIIIVGGVAGGATAAAKLRRISEEVEIVLVERGEYISFANCGLPYYIGETIKERSKLLVQTVEGMSERFNMDIRNLSEVVSIDPENKKVTIKNLKTNEVYDETYDKLLLSPGAKPIVPLILGLEENKTLFTLRNIPDTDKIKNYVDKQKPQKAVVVGGGFIGIEMAENLVERGIEVTIVEMANQVMAPIDIEMASILHTHLREKGINLILENGVDSFADHGQKVILSDGIEIETDMTILSIGVRPENELAKTANLQLGERGGIVVNEYLQTSNEDIYAVGDAVEVVDYINGQKTMIPLAGPANRQGRIAANNMMGKREKYQGTLGTSVAKVFDLTVASTGNNEKTLKRLGTPYEVIHIHPSSHAGYYPGAAQISLKLIFNKDTGKIFGAQAIGAEGAEKRIDVIATAIKGGLTVEDLTNLELSYAPPYSSAKDPVNMAGYVATNLIDGELEQIQWHEVDKIVEAGGLLIDVREPMEREFGFIKGSINIPLNDLRDRLNEVPKDKTIYVSCQVGLRGYLASRILKNHGYNVKNVDGGWKTYSSVYGTNVHADVETTTNDLGETVIQKEADIRVDKVVDVTGLTCPMPVVKLKKGIETIESNQVLELDVTDRGTLNDLPAWSKNAGHSLIKTEQDGSVIKFWIKKG comes from the coding sequence ATGACACAGAAAATCATCATTGTTGGTGGAGTAGCTGGTGGAGCCACAGCAGCCGCAAAGTTAAGAAGAATTAGTGAAGAAGTCGAAATTGTGTTAGTCGAACGAGGAGAATACATTTCCTTTGCCAATTGTGGCTTGCCTTATTACATTGGTGAAACCATCAAGGAACGGAGTAAATTATTAGTTCAAACCGTTGAAGGAATGTCAGAGCGCTTTAATATGGATATTCGCAATTTAAGTGAAGTCGTAAGCATTGACCCAGAAAATAAAAAGGTTACGATTAAAAATTTAAAAACGAATGAAGTCTATGATGAAACGTATGACAAATTATTATTATCTCCTGGAGCAAAACCAATTGTGCCGCTAATTCTAGGATTAGAAGAAAATAAAACGTTGTTTACTTTAAGAAATATCCCTGATACAGATAAAATCAAGAACTATGTTGACAAGCAAAAGCCTCAAAAAGCCGTTGTGGTAGGAGGCGGATTTATTGGGATTGAAATGGCGGAAAATTTAGTCGAACGAGGAATCGAAGTGACGATTGTCGAAATGGCTAATCAAGTCATGGCACCGATTGATATTGAAATGGCTAGCATTCTACACACTCATTTGCGAGAAAAAGGGATTAACCTAATTCTAGAAAATGGCGTTGACTCTTTTGCCGATCACGGTCAAAAAGTCATTTTATCGGATGGAATAGAAATTGAAACCGATATGACGATTCTTTCAATCGGAGTTCGACCTGAAAATGAATTAGCCAAAACAGCGAATCTTCAATTAGGAGAACGCGGGGGTATCGTGGTTAATGAATATTTACAAACTTCTAATGAAGATATTTACGCTGTTGGAGATGCGGTTGAAGTGGTTGATTACATCAATGGTCAAAAGACGATGATTCCACTTGCTGGTCCTGCTAACCGCCAAGGTCGGATTGCGGCTAACAATATGATGGGAAAAAGGGAGAAATACCAAGGGACACTTGGAACATCAGTTGCCAAAGTATTTGATTTAACGGTTGCTTCAACTGGTAATAATGAGAAAACATTAAAACGTTTAGGAACTCCTTATGAAGTCATTCATATTCATCCAAGCTCACATGCGGGATACTATCCTGGTGCGGCACAAATTTCATTAAAACTGATTTTCAATAAAGATACAGGAAAAATCTTTGGCGCTCAAGCGATTGGGGCAGAAGGTGCGGAAAAACGGATCGACGTAATTGCGACAGCGATCAAGGGCGGATTAACGGTAGAAGACTTAACGAATTTAGAATTGTCCTATGCGCCGCCTTATTCATCTGCAAAAGATCCTGTTAATATGGCTGGTTATGTGGCCACAAATCTAATAGATGGAGAATTAGAACAAATACAATGGCATGAAGTAGATAAAATCGTGGAAGCAGGCGGTCTTTTAATTGATGTTCGTGAACCAATGGAACGTGAATTTGGGTTTATTAAAGGATCGATTAATATTCCGTTAAATGATCTTAGAGATCGATTAAACGAAGTACCAAAAGACAAAACGATTTATGTCAGCTGTCAAGTTGGTTTACGTGGCTATTTAGCAAGTCGAATTTTGAAAAATCATGGATACAATGTTAAAAACGTGGATGGAGGCTGGAAAACCTATTCATCTGTTTATGGTACCAATGTTCACGCGGATGTTGAAACAACAACGAATGATTTAGGAGAAACGGTTATTCAAAAAGAAGCGGATATCAGAGTAGATAAAGTAGTGGATGTAACGGGATTAACATGTCCAATGCCGGTTGTGAAATTAAAAAAAGGAATAGAAACGATTGAAAGTAATCAAGTATTAGAACTCGACGTAACAGACAGAGGAACATTAAATGATTTGCCTGCCTGGTCAAAAAATGCTGGACATAGCCTGATCAAAACAGAACAAGATGGGTCAGTAATTAAATTTTGGATTAAAAAAGGTTAA
- a CDS encoding M20 family metallo-hydrolase has protein sequence MNYKERYQILFNKINQYNTTEGIGITRIAYTSEEQTCTHAFMRMCKLENMDIRMDACGNVIARREGKQNSLPPVVMGSHLDTVYQGGQYDGVVGVTAALEVVKRLNEKGIETEHPIEIISFACEESARFGVSTVGSKAMAGLIDKEKYRNLQDRDGITMEKAFSLCALDFDSIHEASRVNEQFKAFFELHIEQGPILINNQKKIGIVTGIAAPVRLIIKIIGKASHSGTTPMDMRQDALLGAAEIALALEKVAKHEQKNGTVATVGVMDIQAGAMNVVPGEVEMKVDIRSTSIESRDTVLNELYETISLVKNKRNLDIQSTVISKEEPALLSSELNETLTNICEEKGYPFQLMPSGAGHDAMNMAKLCPTGLIFIPSVDGLSHHPNEYTDIDDILMGIDILEEAILHYAKK, from the coding sequence ATGAACTACAAGGAAAGATATCAAATCTTATTTAATAAAATTAATCAATATAATACTACCGAAGGAATAGGGATCACAAGGATTGCCTACACGAGTGAAGAACAAACGTGTACGCATGCTTTTATGCGAATGTGTAAATTAGAAAACATGGACATCAGGATGGACGCTTGTGGAAATGTGATTGCTAGAAGAGAAGGAAAACAAAATTCTCTTCCGCCCGTTGTCATGGGATCTCATTTGGATACGGTGTATCAAGGCGGTCAATACGATGGGGTAGTAGGTGTGACAGCGGCTTTGGAAGTCGTGAAAAGATTAAATGAAAAAGGTATTGAAACAGAGCACCCCATCGAAATTATTTCTTTTGCCTGTGAAGAATCTGCCCGTTTTGGTGTATCAACAGTTGGGAGTAAAGCGATGGCAGGTTTAATCGATAAGGAGAAATATCGAAACTTACAAGATCGTGATGGGATCACAATGGAAAAGGCATTTTCCTTATGTGCACTTGACTTTGATAGCATTCATGAAGCGAGTCGAGTGAATGAACAGTTTAAGGCTTTTTTTGAATTACATATTGAACAAGGTCCTATATTAATAAACAATCAGAAAAAGATTGGAATTGTGACAGGAATTGCTGCGCCAGTGAGACTGATCATAAAAATAATTGGAAAAGCATCCCATTCTGGAACAACACCGATGGATATGAGGCAGGATGCTCTCTTAGGTGCCGCTGAAATCGCTTTGGCTCTTGAAAAAGTGGCCAAACATGAACAAAAAAATGGAACAGTCGCGACGGTAGGTGTAATGGATATTCAAGCAGGTGCCATGAATGTAGTACCTGGTGAAGTGGAAATGAAGGTAGATATTCGATCCACTTCGATCGAATCACGAGATACAGTATTGAACGAACTATACGAAACCATTTCTTTAGTGAAAAATAAAAGAAACCTTGACATTCAAAGTACGGTGATTAGCAAAGAAGAACCAGCATTGCTTTCTTCTGAACTGAACGAAACATTAACAAACATATGTGAAGAAAAAGGATACCCTTTTCAATTAATGCCAAGCGGAGCAGGGCACGACGCAATGAATATGGCAAAGCTCTGTCCAACTGGACTTATCTTTATCCCATCAGTAGACGGACTTAGTCACCATCCAAATGAATATACCGACATCGATGATATATTAATGGGCATAGACATACTAGAAGAAGCCATCCTTCATTACGCCAAAAAATGA
- a CDS encoding DUF202 domain-containing protein: MDSKSRELDDHSQTVDSKFIQQHLANERTFLAWVRTAIAIIGVGFLVTNLHFTLKSSLSAASDLIATFIGLSSVGLGILTIILATASYFKKVKAINQQTFQTPKITVLALCIFIAMIALVLAFYFLIV; the protein is encoded by the coding sequence ATGGACAGTAAAAGTAGAGAACTAGATGATCACAGCCAAACAGTAGATTCAAAATTTATTCAACAACATTTAGCCAATGAACGTACATTTTTAGCTTGGGTACGTACAGCGATTGCCATTATAGGAGTAGGGTTTTTAGTCACAAATTTACATTTTACTTTAAAGTCCAGCCTTTCTGCTGCAAGTGATCTCATTGCAACTTTTATTGGACTTTCTTCTGTAGGACTAGGAATTTTAACCATTATTTTAGCAACGGCATCCTACTTTAAAAAAGTGAAGGCCATTAATCAACAAACGTTCCAAACACCTAAAATAACGGTTTTAGCACTCTGTATATTTATTGCCATGATTGCACTAGTCTTAGCTTTTTACTTTTTAATTGTTTGA
- a CDS encoding DUF2935 domain-containing protein: MNDVFENTARFEHRFWLQILGDHSRFIYEALAPVQKEEIEKASRFIRVFDTLLDHAKSSDSMQLATKAEVEVLKLREFKLELLRKHLIGKIKIHLSPTFINHMINELEEYLRILKHLKAGKVPPIYHELHHHLIWLLDAAGHSEAISSKLDSVEKRLRKKSDSFTKHFEGFYLKAVEMAGYLRTNVTEFPALTKFNSDTQLEIKLFQGFLQEIEELELSNQALGTFAPLMADHMFREECYYLMKLSESANLNPPNCDPTKPRIKE; encoded by the coding sequence ATGAATGATGTGTTTGAAAATACAGCAAGATTTGAACATCGATTTTGGCTTCAAATCTTAGGCGATCATTCTAGGTTTATTTATGAAGCATTAGCACCTGTTCAAAAAGAGGAAATTGAAAAAGCCTCAAGATTTATTCGAGTGTTTGATACACTTCTAGATCATGCCAAATCCAGCGATTCCATGCAGTTAGCAACAAAAGCTGAGGTAGAGGTACTAAAACTTCGAGAATTTAAATTAGAATTATTAAGGAAACACCTTATCGGGAAAATCAAAATTCACCTTTCCCCCACCTTTATCAATCATATGATAAATGAATTAGAAGAATATTTGCGGATTTTAAAACATTTAAAAGCAGGGAAAGTACCGCCTATTTATCATGAACTACACCATCATCTTATTTGGTTATTAGATGCGGCTGGACATTCAGAAGCAATTTCATCCAAATTAGACAGTGTGGAAAAGAGATTAAGGAAAAAAAGTGATTCATTTACGAAGCATTTTGAAGGTTTTTACTTAAAAGCGGTAGAAATGGCAGGATATTTAAGAACGAATGTAACTGAGTTTCCTGCATTGACAAAATTCAATTCAGACACCCAGTTAGAAATAAAATTATTTCAAGGATTTTTACAAGAAATAGAAGAACTAGAGCTAAGCAATCAAGCATTAGGGACATTTGCCCCATTAATGGCGGACCATATGTTTCGCGAAGAATGTTATTATTTGATGAAGTTAAGTGAATCAGCAAACCTGAACCCACCAAACTGTGATCCTACTAAACCACGAATTAAAGAGTAA
- a CDS encoding fatty acid desaturase: MTLQNTNSLKKQVAPFEKSTTKESIWQIINTVVPFIILWFLAYISLSVSYWLALVPIVLAAGFLVRIFIIFHDCTHNSFFKSRSANRAVGTAMGVLTLFPFDRWGNEHAIHHATSGNLDKRGTGDIWTLTVEEYKAAPLKLRLAYRFYRNPFVMFGLGPIYQFGINNRFNRKAAKKKERMNTYLTNVLIVALMGLLCWAVGWQTFLLIHGSIFMISGSAGIWLFYVQHTFEDSYFEEDQEWEYVKAAVEGSSFYKLPKIFQFLTGNIGFHHVHHLSPRVPNYKLEEAHNTTPPLQNVPTITLATSLKSLRFRLWDEKNKNFVSFKDVKTLEKKQVSVKKLSSL, translated from the coding sequence ATGACTTTACAAAATACAAATAGTTTGAAAAAACAAGTAGCTCCGTTTGAAAAGTCAACGACAAAAGAAAGCATATGGCAAATCATCAACACGGTTGTGCCTTTTATAATATTATGGTTTTTGGCATATATAAGCCTCTCTGTTTCCTATTGGTTAGCGTTAGTCCCAATTGTGCTGGCTGCTGGATTTTTAGTTAGAATTTTTATTATTTTTCATGATTGCACGCACAATTCATTTTTTAAGAGTCGAAGTGCCAACCGAGCTGTTGGAACCGCGATGGGCGTCTTAACATTATTTCCTTTTGATCGCTGGGGAAATGAGCATGCGATTCATCATGCAACTAGTGGGAACTTAGATAAACGTGGAACGGGTGATATTTGGACTCTTACTGTAGAAGAATATAAAGCAGCACCCTTAAAACTTCGGTTAGCCTACCGTTTTTACCGCAACCCATTCGTCATGTTCGGGCTAGGACCGATTTATCAATTTGGAATTAACAATCGATTTAACCGTAAAGCTGCTAAAAAGAAAGAACGTATGAACACCTATTTAACCAATGTTCTGATTGTGGCATTGATGGGATTGCTTTGCTGGGCAGTCGGCTGGCAGACATTTCTTCTGATCCACGGGTCGATTTTCATGATATCCGGTTCAGCCGGCATTTGGTTGTTTTATGTACAGCACACGTTTGAAGATTCTTATTTCGAAGAAGATCAAGAATGGGAGTATGTGAAAGCAGCTGTAGAAGGAAGTTCTTTTTATAAGCTTCCAAAGATATTCCAATTCTTAACTGGTAACATTGGATTTCACCATGTTCATCATTTAAGTCCAAGAGTTCCCAATTATAAACTAGAAGAAGCACATAACACGACGCCACCCTTACAAAACGTGCCAACGATTACCCTTGCGACAAGTTTAAAGTCGCTTCGCTTTCGCCTCTGGGACGAGAAAAATAAGAACTTCGTAAGCTTTAAAGACGTCAAAACACTAGAGAAAAAACAAGTTTCGGTTAAAAAGCTGTCGTCACTGTGA
- a CDS encoding rhodanese-like domain-containing protein has product MEYMNYILIALFLFLIIQRIFPIKGVRNISTAQLKSELKDKNKQFIDVRTSGEFKGRHIKEFKNIPLQQLAQKAEKELQKDKEVVVICQSGMRSQKASKILKKLGFTKVTNVKGGMSSWI; this is encoded by the coding sequence TTGGAATACATGAATTATATTCTCATTGCTCTTTTTCTATTCTTGATCATTCAACGTATATTTCCAATAAAAGGCGTTAGAAATATATCCACAGCACAGTTAAAAAGTGAATTAAAAGATAAGAACAAGCAGTTTATTGATGTTCGGACGTCTGGAGAGTTTAAAGGGAGACATATTAAAGAATTTAAAAATATTCCTTTGCAGCAACTCGCTCAAAAAGCAGAGAAAGAACTACAAAAGGATAAAGAAGTTGTTGTGATTTGTCAAAGTGGAATGAGAAGCCAAAAGGCTAGTAAAATTCTAAAAAAATTAGGATTTACAAAAGTGACGAATGTTAAAGGCGGTATGAGTTCTTGGATTTAG
- a CDS encoding GDSL-type esterase/lipase family protein, protein MSEKAQVLAMEEKQQDVINQTENNKEVNEKEVVKMVPAAEAEVQQPADEEESSQTITKEIKEKVREVIKGTINLFKKDLRIVSIGDSLTEGSGDETENGGYVGILNHTFEDNQLNIKIENHGKRGNRTDHLVKRLDQKNIASSIKKADIVLITIGANDIMKVVKDNFSNLTMEPFNSEIGEYQERLRAIFHKMKELNPDVHIYLIGFYNPFEQYFSHIEGLGVIVTNWNEAGKAVTEEFEHVSFIPTSDLFVPSDTELLAEDQFHPNTTGYKLMAQRILEEMDEIEIDTEMASTNN, encoded by the coding sequence GTGAGTGAGAAAGCTCAAGTATTAGCGATGGAGGAAAAGCAGCAGGATGTTATAAATCAGACTGAGAATAATAAGGAAGTGAACGAGAAGGAAGTAGTTAAGATGGTTCCTGCAGCAGAAGCAGAGGTACAGCAACCAGCAGATGAGGAAGAAAGCAGTCAAACCATTACGAAAGAAATAAAAGAAAAGGTTAGGGAAGTAATTAAAGGAACAATAAATTTATTTAAAAAGGATCTCAGGATTGTCTCCATTGGTGATTCATTAACAGAAGGGAGCGGGGATGAAACAGAAAACGGCGGTTATGTCGGAATTCTTAATCATACATTTGAAGATAATCAATTAAATATTAAGATTGAAAACCATGGGAAAAGAGGGAACCGTACAGATCATCTCGTTAAACGGCTAGACCAAAAAAACATCGCCTCTTCAATTAAAAAGGCGGACATAGTTTTAATAACGATTGGTGCTAACGATATTATGAAGGTGGTAAAGGACAACTTTTCAAACCTTACAATGGAACCCTTCAATAGTGAAATCGGAGAGTATCAGGAGAGGTTAAGAGCTATTTTTCATAAAATGAAGGAACTAAATCCAGATGTCCATATTTATTTAATTGGATTTTATAATCCTTTTGAACAATATTTTAGTCACATCGAGGGATTAGGAGTGATTGTGACGAACTGGAACGAGGCTGGAAAAGCGGTTACAGAAGAATTTGAACATGTCAGCTTTATTCCAACATCAGACCTTTTTGTTCCATCCGATACCGAACTTTTAGCAGAAGATCAGTTTCATCCAAACACAACCGGTTACAAACTTATGGCTCAGCGCATACTTGAAGAAATGGATGAAATTGAGATTGACACAGAAATGGCAAGTACAAATAATTAG
- a CDS encoding aspartyl-phosphate phosphatase Spo0E family protein — protein MNEKFDKEKELWNQIRLLREEMVQTAYNKNLDFLDEEVLSMSQALNKLLNEYEKLLHRK, from the coding sequence ATGAATGAGAAATTTGATAAAGAGAAAGAACTTTGGAATCAAATCCGCCTACTTCGTGAAGAAATGGTTCAAACAGCTTACAATAAGAATTTAGATTTTCTTGATGAAGAAGTTTTATCAATGAGTCAAGCTTTAAATAAACTATTAAACGAATATGAAAAATTATTACACAGAAAATAA